From Thalassospiraceae bacterium LMO-JJ14:
GGTCGACTTCATCGACAAAACCGTCGAAGTCGCAGGCACCAAATTCCCGCTGGAAAACGGCCAGGCGAAATTCACCTACACCATGCCGGCGGGCGCCAAATCGGCAAGCATTATCATCCGCGACGCCAACGGTCTTACCGTTTACGAGCAGGATGCCGACCTGGATCAGGGTCAGCATGCGTTCGACTGGGACGGCCGCGACCGCAACGGCGGCACCGCGGTCGACGGGTCCTATTCCGTACTTGTCACCGGCCTCGATCAGCAGAACGAACTTCTGGATATCAGCCACACTGTCTTCGGACGTGTCACCGGTATCGGCATCGATGGCAGCGAAACGACACTCTACATGGGCGATGTTGAAGTCCCGCAAACACAGGTGCTGTCCGTCAAGGAGCCACCGAAAGTTGAAGCAGCGAACTGATAACAGAACGAAATTCCCGCGGCCTTAGGGGCCGATGATCGAAGGAGAAGACAAATGTCACTTTTTGGCGCACTGACCTCAGGCGTTTCCGGCCTTACCGCGCAATCGAGCGCGATCGGGGCAATTTCGGATAACATCACCAACGTCAACACGATCGGCTACAAGGGCACCCAGGTCGACTTCCAGACACTGGTCACGGTGCAGACATCGGGGACCTTCTACTCCGCCGGTGGTGTGCAGTCGAAACCGCGCCAGGATACCGGCGTACAGGGCCTGTTGCAGTCTTCGACCTCGCAAACCGATATCGCGATTTCCGGAAACGGCTTCTTCGTCGTTAACGAATCCAATTCGCCGACACTGTCGAACGAGTTCCTGTTCACCCGTGCCGGTTCGTTCTATCAGGACGATCAGGGCTTCCTGCGCAACACCTCGGGCTACTACTTGCAGGCCTGGCCGACAACCGCCGCCGGTGTCGTCACCACCAACAACACGGCCCTGACGATCCCGAACCAGAACGTCATTTCGACCGACTTCCTGGCAACGGTGAACCTGAACCGGGTCGGTGGCACGGCGACGGCGACCTCGAACATCGGCATCGGCGCCAACCTACCGTCGACCGATACGCAAGGCACGACGCATAAAACCGACGTGCAGTTCTTCGACACGCTGGGCAACGCCAACACCACCAGCCTGACCTATGCCAAGGGCAACCGCGACAATCAGTGGGATGTCGCGATCACGCCTCCGTCAGGGGTCAACGTGGTCACGTTGTATTCCGACACCGCCGGCGCAACCGTTTACGAAAGCCGCGGCCAGCTTGAATTTACCGGCCTTCCCGCTAACGACGCGACAATGACCATCACCCAGAACGGCACGACGATCACGTACCAATTCGATACAACAGGTGCCGGCGTCGATACGGCGACTGTCAAACAGGTTGATATCTCCGCGGCGACAACGGTGGCTCAGGCAGTCGCCGCACTGGTCGCCAAGGTCAAGGAAGCGGACACCAACTTCGCTGATTACGGCGGCTTCACGAACAACCGCATTCAGGTCAACCCGGGTTCATCGACGGGGATCTATTTCACTGAAGACGGTTCCGGGGCGATCACGGTCGATCCAACCGGCCTGCTGACCTCGACCGGCGCGCGGGCGACTTTACAAGAGTCCAGCTATACGGTTAAGGAAACGGCGACTGCAAACCGGGATTATCACCAATTTACTTTTGGTGGTCTGCCCGCCGATGGCGATACCGTGACGATTAACGGCACCACCTACACATTCTCCACGGCAGAAGGCGCGGTCAGCGATAACGACACGACAATTCGCCGCGATAGCGTCGCTAACATGCTGGCCGATTTGGAGGCTTCGATCGAGGCTAACGACGCCAGTTTCGCATCCGGTGCATCTTCAGTCCGCACTCGCGTCAATGCCAGCCAAGCGGAACCCCCTAGCACGACCGCGGACACTCTGGTCCTCAGTACACTTTCGGCCGGGTCTTATGATGTTTTGTTCAGTGCAGCCTTTGCTAACATCCCAACCGAACCGGACGGCACCGCCACTTATGTTGCCAACACAGCGCACGCGGTCAACAAAAACCAAGCCATCCAGTTCAACTCCGACGGTCTGCCGACATCCTTCGCCATCGCCGAGATGGAAATCATCGGCTTCGCCAACGGCGCGGCGAACATGGATGACGATGCTTCGAACTCTTCGCGCATCACCCTCGATCTGGGCCGCGTCGGCGAAGCCAACGGGTTCACCCAGTTCGGCGCGGAATTCACCCCGGGCTTCATTACCCAGAACGGGTCGCAGTTCGGTACCCTTGCCGGCGTCACCATCGACGAAAGCGGCCTGATGACGGCGCTCTTCGATAACGGTGAAACCCGGCCGATCTTCAAAATCCCGATCGCCACGTTCGTCAACGTCAACGGCCTCAATGCGCGGACCGGTAACGTCTGGAACCAGACCCAGGCATCGGGCGACAACACGCTTCGCGAAGCCAACAACGGCACCGCCGGATCGGTAACACAGGCCGCCCTGGAATCCTCAACCGTCGATATCGGTGCGGAATTCACCAAGATGATCGTCGTACAGCGCGCCTATTCGGCAGCAACCAAGATCATCTCGACGGCTGACCAAATGCTCGAAGAACTGGTGCGTATC
This genomic window contains:
- a CDS encoding flagellar hook assembly protein FlgD; translated protein: MLISSSTNTSVAEGSKSADAEAKLEEDLNRFLNLLVTQLKNQDPLDPMDSNEFTSQLVQFASVEQQIFANSNLETLVGLQQNNQVASMVDFIDKTVEVAGTKFPLENGQAKFTYTMPAGAKSASIIIRDANGLTVYEQDADLDQGQHAFDWDGRDRNGGTAVDGSYSVLVTGLDQQNELLDISHTVFGRVTGIGIDGSETTLYMGDVEVPQTQVLSVKEPPKVEAAN
- a CDS encoding flagellar hook-basal body complex protein; protein product: MSLFGALTSGVSGLTAQSSAIGAISDNITNVNTIGYKGTQVDFQTLVTVQTSGTFYSAGGVQSKPRQDTGVQGLLQSSTSQTDIAISGNGFFVVNESNSPTLSNEFLFTRAGSFYQDDQGFLRNTSGYYLQAWPTTAAGVVTTNNTALTIPNQNVISTDFLATVNLNRVGGTATATSNIGIGANLPSTDTQGTTHKTDVQFFDTLGNANTTSLTYAKGNRDNQWDVAITPPSGVNVVTLYSDTAGATVYESRGQLEFTGLPANDATMTITQNGTTITYQFDTTGAGVDTATVKQVDISAATTVAQAVAALVAKVKEADTNFADYGGFTNNRIQVNPGSSTGIYFTEDGSGAITVDPTGLLTSTGARATLQESSYTVKETATANRDYHQFTFGGLPADGDTVTINGTTYTFSTAEGAVSDNDTTIRRDSVANMLADLEASIEANDASFASGASSVRTRVNASQAEPPSTTADTLVLSTLSAGSYDVLFSAAFANIPTEPDGTATYVANTAHAVNKNQAIQFNSDGLPTSFAIAEMEIIGFANGAANMDDDASNSSRITLDLGRVGEANGFTQFGAEFTPGFITQNGSQFGTLAGVTIDESGLMTALFDNGETRPIFKIPIATFVNVNGLNARTGNVWNQTQASGDNTLREANNGTAGSVTQAALESSTVDIGAEFTKMIVVQRAYSAATKIISTADQMLEELVRIKR